The sequence TGTTTCTAACGCTACCTTTTCGGTCTTTTGAACAGTATGAAATCTTTCAATATTACTCTTTGCTAAAGAAATAGCTTGCTTCAATTCTTCTGGAACTTGGTTGGAAGCTTTTTCAATTTCTTCTTTCGATACTAAAAAAGACTCCAAGCGGGCTTTATCAAACTTTTCCGTATAATCCCTGACCGCGGAATCCCCCAGAGCTTTTATTTCTTCAAAAATCCGAGTAACGGTTTCTTCAATATCAGAAACAGTTTGTGTAGGCCTTCTTAATAGCGCTTTCCATTTTTCTTTATTTGGATAAACAATTTTCTGCATAGCTTTTCAGAATCTTTTTTGATAGTGGTACCCTACCATTTGATAGCCTTGACTTTCCCAAAATTTTTGACCAGATTCGTTCTTTGTATAACAATTAAGCTCTGAACCTTTACAGCCAATGGATTTAGCATAATTGAAAATCCATTCCATCAGTTGTTTCCCTATACCCTTTCCTTGATATTCAGGTAGTATAAAAACATTATCAGGTTCAACATGTTTTCCAATGTAATATTTGGTCAATACCCACAAACCAGAAATACCAATAAGCTTGGAGCCTTCATAAATGCCTATACATTGATACCCATTTGAAAACATTTCTATCAATCTTTCATTCAAAATTTCAATAGGAATAGAAGGGTCAAGGTTGTTCAAAAACGG is a genomic window of Flagellimonas sp. CMM7 containing:
- a CDS encoding GNAT family N-acetyltransferase produces the protein MYTIIFIEEKDKEVIIPFLNNLDPSIPIEILNERLIEMFSNGYQCIGIYEGSKLIGISGLWVLTKYYIGKHVEPDNVFILPEYQGKGIGKQLMEWIFNYAKSIGCKGSELNCYTKNESGQKFWESQGYQMVGYHYQKRF